The Triticum aestivum cultivar Chinese Spring chromosome 3A, IWGSC CS RefSeq v2.1, whole genome shotgun sequence genome includes a region encoding these proteins:
- the LOC123063353 gene encoding probable jasmonic acid carboxyl methyltransferase 2 has product MKPLVEAAIVDVCRNTRTLPCRKMVIADLGCSSGPNAVALVSIALETTRNHFLQLQQPPPEVSLLLNDLRYNDFNVVVKSLVVLRQINEPIVVAGVVPGSFYERLLPSGSVHLFCSSNSLHWLSKAPEDLRIKQIPAYDIDENVRHERLPVVAGAYTRQFRKDFTLFLKLRGKELVPDSRMVVSLAGRRSDELVTEITHVWGTTAQVLGVMASECAIDKAKFDSLYIPVYAPSLKELREIIQEEGSLSITEMRVHDPASGMDSTLLTPNKIANCMRAALEPIMVQHFELSGEVMDEFARTAEST; this is encoded by the exons ATGAAGCCCCTTGTGGAAGCCGCGATTGTTGATGTATGCAGAAACACAAGGACCTTGCCGTGCAGAAAGATGGTGATCGCAGACTTGGGATGCTCCTCTGGCCCAAATGCAGTAGCACTGGTGTCGATCGCCCTCGAGACAACCCGCAACCACTTTCTTCAGTTGCAACAGCCACCTCCGGAAGTCAGTCTACTCCTTAATGATCTCCGATACAATGACTTCAACGTAGTGGTGAAGAGCCTGGTTGTGCTCCGGCAAATCAACGAGCCTATTGTTGTAGCTGGTGTTGTACCAGGGTCATTCTACGAGAGGCTCTTGCCTAGCGGCTCCGTGCATCTTTTCTGTTCATCCAACAGCCTTCATTGGCTCTCAAAG GCTCCTGAAGATTTAAGGATAAAACAAATCCCTGCATATGACATCGATGAGAATGTCAGGCATGAAAGACTCCCAGTGGTCGCTGGAGCTTATACACGACAATTCAGGAAAGATTTCACACTCTTCCTGAAGCTGAGAGGCAAGGAATTGGTCCCAGATAGCCGGATGGTTGTTTCCCTCGCAGGGAGGCGTTCAGATGAGCTAGTCACCGAAATCACTCACGTCTGGGGAACTACAGCTCAGGTTTTAGGCGTCATGGCCTCAGAG TGTGCCATTGACAAAGCCAAGTTTGATTCTTTGTACATACCGGTATATGCACCTTCCCTTAAAGAGCTTAGGGAGATCATCCAAGAAGAGGGCTCCTTATCAATCACAGAGATGCGGGTGCACGACCCTGCAAGCGGCATGGATAGCACGCTCCTCACCCCAAACAAGATAGCGAATTGTATGAGAGCTGCATTGGAGCCGATAATGGTCCAGCATTTTGAATTATCCGGAGAGGTCATGGATGAATTTGCGAGGACCGCTGAAAGCACTTGA
- the LOC123057208 gene encoding ESX-1 secretion-associated protein EspI has protein sequence MQNMHILGGPWTTLATPCGYATDSTSSPFSERHPLPCPCRPPLPRIAAGHRPPPSPLLVAGLRPHPRSCRPPPSPPTATPSHPLPCSHQKREVADREIRQRPVHSSPSAAELLPTGHPDPSVLERLLRLLASRGFFSEHTADDNRRRYTLTALSTSCAPTPASPPTPTTASPRRRRSDASTTGSLSPTAAPSHPLPPLIRRRGLGLQTDTEAKCFKAHKSNDESGSFRKDDEADSRNTTMAVDQNPPPPKQGFIHVRARRGQATDSHSLAERVIKRAKNSSHAHQYPSEASLPGFLVH, from the exons ATGCAAAATATGCACATACTG ggtggtccatggaccaccctggccaccccctGTGGCTACGCCACTGACTCCACATCCAGTCCATTCTCTGAACGTCATCCACTCCCCTGCCCGTGTCGCCCTCCTCTTCCCCGCATCGCCGCCGGCCACCGGCCTCCGCCCTCACCCTTGCTGGTCGCCGGCCTCCGCCCTCACCCCCGCAGCTGCCGGCCTCCGCCCTCACCTCCCACTGCCACGCCCTCTCATCCCCTCCCCTGTTCTCATCAGAAAAGAGAAGTGGCAGATCGAGAGATCAGGCAGCGGCCAGTCCACTCCTCTCCCTCGGCCGCGGAGTTGCTCCCGACGGGCCACCCGGACCCATCCGTCCTCGAGCGTCTCCTCCGCCTGCTCGCCTCCCGTGGCTTCTTCTCCGAGCACACAGCTGACGACAATCGGAGGCGGTACACGCTGACCGCCCTGAGCACTTCGTGCGCGCCCACGCCGGCGTCCCCGCCCACGCCTACTACGGCCAGTCCACGCCGACGGCGATCAGATGCAAGCACAACCGGCTCCCTCTCTCCCACCGCCGCCCCCTCCCATCCCCTTCCTCCACTCATCCGACGACGTGGACTGGGATTACAG ACTGACACAGAAGCAAAGTGTTTCAAGGCACATAAATCCAATGATGAGAGTGGTAGTTTCAGAAAAGATGATGAAGCTGATTCAAGAAATACTACTATGGCTGTTGATCAAAATCCTCCACCACCAAAGCAAGGTTTCATCCATGTGAGGGCAAGAAGGGGTCAAGCAACTGACAGCCATAGCCTTGC